The Cherax quadricarinatus isolate ZL_2023a chromosome 48, ASM3850222v1, whole genome shotgun sequence genome includes a region encoding these proteins:
- the LOC138854069 gene encoding zinc finger protein OZF-like: MGRKPYPCSVCGIEYKKKLDLRKHMKLHTGERPFQCPECPRDFKSNSKFIIHMRVHTGEKPFYCHECQKEFKRKPDIRHMRLHTGEKPFQCPECLKNFAEKSTLVKHMKLHRGEKPHKCTLCLKDFAEKNKLIIHMRVHTQEKPYKCSVCLKGFSENSTLKKHMRIHTGERPYQCTECPKDFAEKPKLTIHMRVHTGEKPFRCSVCLKDFQTKSNLIKHIKSTCQREAYEGESCQGETLQAEPFQAETFQAESLQEETLQEETLPKETLPKETFQEETFQAKTFQGESLKEQKFQRETLKNETGQSETIMVYCV, from the coding sequence atGGGTAGGAAGCCATATCCATGTTCAGTGTGTGGAATAGAATATAAAAAAAAGCTTGATTTAAGAAAACACATGAAACTTCATACAGGAGAGAGGCCATTTCAATGTCCAGAATGCCCAAGAGACTTCAAATCCAACTCCAAGTTTATAAtacacatgagagttcatactggagagaaaccattttATTGTCATGAGTGTCAAAAAGAGTTTAAAAGAAAGCCAGACATTAGACACATGAGACTTCATACAGGAGAAAAACCATTTCAATGTCCAGAATGTTTAAAAAATTTTGCAGAAAAATCAACTTTAGTAAAACATATGAAGCTTCATAGAGGAGAGAAACCTCACAAGTGTACATTGTGCCTGAAAGACTTTGCTGAAAAAAATAAATTGATAATACATATGAGAGTTCATACTCAAGAGAAACCTTATAAGTGTTCAGTATGTCTGAAAGGGTTTTCAGAAAACTCTACATTGAAAAAACATATGAGAATTCACACAGGTGAAAGACCATATCAGTGTACAGAGTGCCCAAAAGACTTTGCAGAGAAACCTAAATTAACCAtacacatgagagttcatacaggagagaaaccttTTCGGTGTTCAGTGTGTCTAAAAGACTTTCAAACTAAATCAAATCTAATAAAACACATTAAGAGTACATGTCAGAGAGAAGCCTATGAAGGAGAATCATGCCAGGGAGAAACTTTACAGGCTGAACCATTCCAAGCTGAAACATTCCAAGCTGAATCATTACAGGAAGAAACATTACAAGAAGAAACATTACCAAAAGAAACATTACCAAAAGAAACATTCCAGGAAGAAACATTCCAGGCAAAAACATTCCAGGGAGAATCATTAAAGGAACAAAAATTCCAGAGAGAAACATTAAAGAATGAAACAGGCCAGAGTGAAACTATAATGGTGTATTGTGTCTAA